From Salvia splendens isolate huo1 chromosome 16, SspV2, whole genome shotgun sequence, a single genomic window includes:
- the LOC121769917 gene encoding inactive beta-amylase 9-like: protein MEISVIRSSQVNLGRSCDAGLFSFSKNLGAEICNLKNKSKACCFVQNQSLKLQWKSAAGFTLRASASAQTADAVNSERTPIISRTKLVDGIKLFVGLPLDTVSKSNKISRARAIAAGLKALKVLGVKGVELPIWWGVVEKEAMGKYEWTSYLAVVEVVQKLGLELHVSLCFHTSEECKIRLPEWVSRIGEGDPDIYFADKSGQQCRDCLSFAVDDVPVLDGKTPVQVYRDFCDNFKATFSPFLGSTITRVSIGLGPDGELRYPSHHPLDKSNRGAGEFQCYDRYMLKNLKQHAETNGSPLWGLGGPHDTPSHDRSPLSEGFFAENGGSWETPYGDFFLSWYSSQLLSHGDRILSLASSTFKDAGIAMSGKVPLIHSWHLTRSRPAELTAGFYNAANRDGYDGVARIFSRNSCSMILPGMDLADEQQPAEILSSPQSLLKEITSSCRKHGVTVSGQNSLPSGLSGGFDQIKKTVLDANTLVDTFTYQRMGASFFSPEHFSPFAQFVRMTSRSEVQTT from the exons ATGGAGATTTCAGTGATTCGAAGCTCCCAGGTGAATTTGGGAAGAAGCTGTGATGCTGGGCTGTTTAGTTTCAGCAAGAATTTGGGTGCTGAAATCTGTAATTTGAAGAATAAATCGAAGGCGTGTTGCTTCGTTCAGAATCAAAGCTTGAAATTGCAGTGGAAATCTGCAGCGGGTTTCACTCTCAGAGCCTCTGCTTCTGCTCAAACTGCAGATGCTGTCAATTCTGAGAGAACTCCAATAATTTCAAGAACCAAGCTT GTTGATGGGATCAAGTTATTCGTTGGTCTGCCTCTTGACACAGTCTCCAAGTCTAATAAGATAAGCCGTGCACGAGCAATTGCTGCAGGGCTGAAGGCTTTGAAAGTATTGGGTGTGAAGGGTGTTGAGCTCCCAATTTGGTGGGGAGTAGTTGAGAAGGAAGCTATGGGGAAATATGAATGGACAAGCTACCTTGCTGTTGTGGAAGTGGTACAAAAATTGGGCCTTGAGCTTCATGTCTCTCTCTGTTTCCATACTTCAGAAGAATGCAAGATTCGCCTTCCAGAATGGGTTTCTCGAATAGGTGAAGGCGATCCAGACATCTACTTTGCGGATAAGTCGGGACAGCAGTGCAGAGATTGTCTTTCATTTGCCGTGGATGATGTTCCTGTTTTAGATGGAAAAACTCCGGTCCAAGTGTACAGAGATTTTTGTGATAACTTCAAAGCTACCTTCTCGCCTTTCTTGGGTTCTACAATCACG AGAGTATCGATCGGGCTCGGACCGGATGGCGAGCTTCGATATCCATCTCATCACCCGCTCGACAAAAGCAACCGGGGAGCCGGAGAATTCCAGTGTTATGACAGATACATGCTTAAAAATCTAAAGCAGCATGCTGAGACAAATGGAAGTCCTCTATGGGGTCTTGGTGGTCCCCACGACACCCCCAGCCACGACCGATCTCCGCTCTCCGAAGGCTTCTTCGCTGAAAACGGCGGATCTTGGGAGACACCCTACGGCGATTTCTTCCTCTCCTGGTATTCGAGTCAGCTGTTATCTCACGGTGACCGTATCTTGTCCCTCGCTTCTTCGACCTTCAAAGACGCCGGCATTGCCATGTCCGGTAAAGTTCCTCTCATCCACTCTTGGCACCTGACCCGCTCCCGCCCGGCTGAGCTCACGGCCGGGTTCTACAACGCTGCCAACCGGGATGGTTACGATGGTGTCGCTAGAATCTTCTCAAGAAACTCCTGCAGCATGATTCTCCCCGGGATGGACCTAGCCGATGAGCAACAGCCGGCTGAGATCCTGTCGAGCCCACAGTCGCTACTCAAGGAGATAACGTCTTCGTGCAGAAAGCATGGAGTGACGGTGTCCGGCCAGAATTCGTTGCCCTCAGGCCTCTCCGGGGGCTTTGATCAGATCAAGAAGACAGTACTGGACGCGAACACATTGGTGGACACGTTCACATACCAGAGAATGGGTGCTTCTTTCTTCTCACCGGAGCACTTTTCTCCGTTCGCACAGTTCGTCCGGATGACCAGCCGGTCTGAAGTTCAGACAACGTAG